Below is a window of Oscillospiraceae bacterium DNA.
ACCGGGGTGATTACGAACTCGTTCAGGACTTTGTCGGAAGACATTTATTGTGCTTCAAGGGCCGCCGCAGCGGTTTTATGCCCGAATATGTCGACCATCCCGTCAAAGATATGAAGACCTGGGAATGCGATATCAAGTGGCGTATGAATCCGGACACACCCGGGCGTGAGACCCTTTCCGACAATCAGGTCGCCGCAGCTGTCGAGGGTCAGAAAAATGGCAAGATCGTCGAGCAGCTCATGGTCGGCGGCTACATGTATCTGCGCTCGCTGATGGGGCCCGAGGAACTGTTATATAAATTTTATGATGAACCCGATTTGATTCACGACTGTATGAAGCAGTGGTTTGATCTGGCTGACGCGGTCATCGCGCGCCATCAGCAAAAAGTCGCCATCGATGACTTCTTTTTGTCGGAAGATATCTGCTATAACCGCGGGCCGTTGATCTCGCCCGAGATGATCAAAGAGTTTTTGTTCCCCTATTATTCGCAGCTGTATCAGAACATCAAAAAGCGCAATCCGAAGGGCTATACGACCCATTTCCAGGTGGATACCGACGGTTTCTGCGAGCCCGTCATCGAACTTTACCGCAGCATCGGCGTCAATTATTTCAGCCCCTTTGAAATCGCTTCTTTTAATGACCCGATCGCTGTTTCCGAGCGCTATCCCGAATTAAAAATGCACGGCGCCATTGATAAACGGGTGCTTGCGACCACGCCCGATGAAATCGACCGTTATTTGGAAAAGCTGCTGCCGCCGATGCGTAAGCGCGGGGGATTTTTTCCGACCTGCGACCACGGCGTACCCGAGGAAGTCAGTTTTGAAAACTATGTGCACTTCAGAAAGCGCATCGACGAATATTCCGAATAGGAGATGCTGAAAACGTGAAGACTCTTTATAAAAACGCAAAACTGGTGATGCCCTACCGCATCATCGATGGCTGGCTCGAAACCGAAAACGGCATTATTACCGCTTTGGGAGTGGGAACACCTGCGGGAAAAGGCGACAGTGAGATCAATTTAAATGGCAACTACCTTGCGCCCGGATTTATTGAGATGCACACCCACGGCGGCGCAGGTTACGATTTCGCCGATGGTACCGAAGAGGCCTATCTCGAATGCGCAAAGCATTATGCCAAAGCCGGCGTCACGACGCTTTATCCGACGCTCACAACCACTTCACCGGCTTCTTTCGCCGAGGCGCTTGCTACCTTTAAAAGAGCGAAAAAGGATAATAAAACCGGCTCAAGAATGCCGGGGCTGCACCTTGAGGGACCTTACTTT
It encodes the following:
- a CDS encoding uroporphyrinogen decarboxylase family protein, with protein sequence MPSPLEKSVQKYRDFLAVKPGAPMYKREFGYYVLDKWIEQGYLKPYSEVSDYSAYLRETFNFDEPAVCTLYGLGGCEASLYPRFEEKVLEDRGDYELVQDFVGRHLLCFKGRRSGFMPEYVDHPVKDMKTWECDIKWRMNPDTPGRETLSDNQVAAAVEGQKNGKIVEQLMVGGYMYLRSLMGPEELLYKFYDEPDLIHDCMKQWFDLADAVIARHQQKVAIDDFFLSEDICYNRGPLISPEMIKEFLFPYYSQLYQNIKKRNPKGYTTHFQVDTDGFCEPVIELYRSIGVNYFSPFEIASFNDPIAVSERYPELKMHGAIDKRVLATTPDEIDRYLEKLLPPMRKRGGFFPTCDHGVPEEVSFENYVHFRKRIDEYSE